In Acipenser ruthenus chromosome 1, fAciRut3.2 maternal haplotype, whole genome shotgun sequence, the genomic stretch GAACATGCATCAGAAAGTTGGTACAAGGAGAATTCATCCTTCAGCTGGTAACCATCACTGGCATTGCAAACTCCAAGTTGGGAGGCTATATCCATCACCGTTCCCTTGGACACCTTTAGCTTGTAGGCAGGATTCAGCAAGGTGGCTATGTCTTTGAGGAATTTATCATTTAGCTCTAGTTTCTTAAGCATCTTTTCTAGCACAGCAGCATAGAATAAACTGACTTTTTCAAAGAATCTGCTTTTGTATGCAGAAACACTAACGTCATCTCCCTGATCTTTCAGATAGCGTTCCACTTCTGGCCCAACACGCACCTCATTTGGTGGTAAGAAATTTCCTGTGTTATTCAGAAGTTGGACATCACCACTCTTTAATATGTTAATGGCAGCACCAGGAAGTAGCAGTCTGCCAGCATAGATCCTGACGATTCCACTCAGGTCCCTCTGTAGGGTCATAAGCTGACTCTCCCCATTACCTAACCTCTGCCTAAACTGATTCAGCGGCTCCACAGCTTGTTTGAGAAACATAAATAGCAACCTGAGCTCCACGCACTGCAGCCGTTCACAGATTAGTTGGACCTTGGAAGTCTGGGGTGAGtatgaaagaaagaatgaaagtaGATCAGGCCAAAGCTCCAACATTTTCTTGATTGCTTTACAGAAACCCAGCAAATCATCAGTGACGATGCAAGGCTCTTCATCAAACAGAGCAAAACCCAATGGCTCCTGCTGTGAAATATGGAAAAAATGATAGTAAATATCAGAAATCAGTTCCTCGATTGGTGCTGATAATGCTTGAATCCCAGATTTACAGGCAAGGTCTGGAAGATTGAACAGGTAGCCAATATTTATGATGTTTGGGTTTATTTGCTTTAACCTGGAAATTACTGAATCGTTCACGTCTATCATTGGTGGCACGTTATCTGAAGAGAAAGCCACTATGTTGTCTGACGGTATATCAAACTTCTTGAATGTCTCCATCAGAAAGTCAAACATCGCCTGCCCAGTAACAGACACATGGTCAGACACATTTAGATACTGAACAACATTTCTCCCCAAGTTTTCATCAAAAAATCCCACTAATATAAATAGTTTATCCTCTCCTAGTCCCTTGGTACTCCGGCTTAAAGAAACATAAAAGGGAACCCGACGACAGACAGCAGCTACGTCATTTTGAGGTTCTGGTTCCACCACAACATCTCTAACACCTGTAGTTACTTTGTCATCTCCAGTGTAGGACTGCATTAAAGAACAGTTCAGATCCTTAATAACTTTCAGGTCTGTGCAGTACTGTTTGATGAATTTCAGGATGTTGTTGCCAGCTGAAAATGATATGTTATGTTCTGCCAGCATATTGACGAAAGCAGCCTCTGCTTGGAGGACGGCAGAGGCAGTCTGGGTAAGTTGGTCTGCCGCCCGCTTCTTCCTGGTAAATCGCTGATGCTTCATTGTAATGCTGTGGCGGTGGATATCGCTCTGACCACCGTGCTTGATCAACAAGTCACAACTGCAGATGTTACAAAAAATTCTGGACTTTCCTTTTTCGCTTTCTCTAACCCAGTCATAATTAGCTTTCCACTGCCTTCGATAAGATACTCCTCTTTtcttttgagaatttttttttgggCTCTCTGGAGAATAACTTGAATATTCTGTCCTGTTCTTTGCAtctgtaagaaaaaacaaattgaGTTAGAAAAAAGTAATTGGGAGAGGAAACTATGAacttatattgtattaaaaaagtaTGTTTATCTCTTAGGTGTGTATAAGTCTGTTTTAAATTGTAGATGCAGATAgccaaaatacaatacaatttgtaatttgtaatactaaaagaaaactgcaaaattcaaTGACAGACATGTCTACTGTTTCTACAGTCTTTCTTAATACtggttaaatcttttttttttttttttaaatgccagtgtggcagggtgaaggcCCTAccggtgcacaggtgtgtgtgtgtgtgtgtgtggggaatattaggttggcagggagggggttaaatttcccCCTGTCAAAATACATGGGAATGTGGCTAGAGCCGACAAGAgaaaaaatgattaaatgattaattagccATAGGTGTATAAACTAGGTGTTCACAGTGTTAGAGAGCATTAGTAGGATTAATGTTGGTGAAAGAGGTGGAGGtgcgtgtttgtgttctgtgacGTGCCCTCCCATCTTGTTTACTTTCGTGACTTTTTGtaaacccttttgttttggcccttgtgccgtttattttgttaagtgtgttttgtctgtgttatttttctttatttgtgaaTTAAAGAGTGCATTAGCGCAATTCACTTGCAGCTTGCTGTGTCGGACTCTCTCTCTCCATGCAAATAACATCTGGGCTGTGCTGCTACTGTGCCACACATTCTAACAATACATTGTACATTAATATTTAGATTTCTCTATTAATTACCAATTTCTTATGTTACTGGAAACCAGACCTGGGACAAATACATTCATATTTgagattacatttataaatatcaaatatgtatttgaaaatatatattttgtctgCAAACAAACAATGatttgaaattatttaaatattgaacAAACTTTTCAAATAATTTTCCAATTTTATACAAAAGTTAAGTAATTCTCTTTGGAAACATATACTCAAACAAGTAGTGTATCTTTGATCTATAACCTGGTTTAACAGAGTAATGGTTTAACCTCACTTTATAGCTCTTGTCTTCACCTGAGTAACTGGTTTACTTTGAAGTTGTATAAACTAATAGTCTCCTCATTTGAAAACCTTCTCAAACATCTCTATTATGAGTCAATCAAGGGGACTTGGTATATATAAGCTGCCTGTCTTCAGTTCAAGTTCAAGTCACTCACACAGTACTTGCTTTTGTTATCAACATGCTATTTCCTAGATCTAATGCTGCTTTGCATTTCATTATACCAGACAATGCCTCGGATACACTTGAAACCACTTGTAAATATCGTAAACAACAAACTGGCACCTCAGTGAACTCTACCTCAAACCTCCTTGTGCATCTCAGGTAAGTGCTTGTTACACAATTACATAAACATTCTTGAGGGTCTTTAAAACACGCAGTGGAAAACAATAGGCCATACTGAACATAGCagtttacattttaatgagtGTAGTTAAATCgtgtttttaaactgtaaatatgCATGCTACAAATGGATACTATTTAATGTAAATATGAATTTGATAGCactaaataaatgttcatataaaaCTTAATTTGTTATGTTTCACTttattgtaaaatatgtataaatatacttgaaacaaaaattgaaatatttaaatatttccaacaacattatttgaaatatttatatttagaatcgtatcaaacaaataatatgaaatatttaaatattcaaaatcaatatttatccCAGGTCGGCTGGAGACATTTCATTTGCACAATGGTAGGAGGCTCTTATTTACAAGAAAGTCACTGGTTGAAAAAGTTGACAGTTTTATTACAGCTCACTGATGCCACCTGGTGGTAAGACCTTCTAgttccttttaaccctttgcggtccatttattcagcacgttaggtccaatttattttcacacacacagtttattttagacgcactgtttaaaagtattttttttcacagtaaaactggtttaaaaggcactgcatatcaacagtactgcatctccagccccgccccaccccttgttcactgtattaaTCTCATACCTCTTCAtagcataccgataaatcatctcctgatcacttgttttatcaccaaactcaataatgcgatccaagtcattattttattactataacatctaaaaaaagctctacaaatgtctgtgatgttctttgagcgctggatgcagaagcagctatcttgtttgtttatgtccgtattatctctgtggtgccggggctatgtgtattccTCAGATACGCCCCCCTTTTTTCCGTcttttctcggctcctatcggtctcactcggccattgaatggttttctctgctttttcaagagaaaaaacaactaaagacCTGTTTtctacatctttttgatgatgttggatagggtccgacattggactggaaagggaaaattgcaatgtcggaccaggtccgacataggactgcaaagggttaaactgctaattccattaaaataaaattgagCGGGTCGACCTGCTTCCGACCCGGACCCGCTACTGCAGGACTGTGAACAGGATGCCTCactgatgacgtcagaccagaaacacagactcaggaagtacgggtgagagctgaaacgctatggcgttcagctgcttttattaaataataaaacaaaaacaaaagatttaaacaaacaacaaaacactacaaaagggcacgttggccaaacaaatataaataaacaaataagcgtgctggttttaccctagcacgatacttagcagttgttttcgcTTGCTCGCTCAAAAgccgtctcgcctctgacacactcctccgagcacggacagctgcaggttcttacattctggccgaggggttaactaactgttaattatcttattaccccttggccacagtctgcacgagtttaataaggatgtgtgactgtcagctagctaaataaatcactagctgatcagtcacacatcctcacggggttttttaaaaatacaaaaacaataacaaatacgtggCACTTTCATCCGCGCCGCAAACactaatacaaaaacaatgcacaaataaataggggcgggacactacgccccacatgcccccccttgtgtgcagcacacatggccttttcggccacctccccccttagtccccaaagtcccggttcacagtcctggcccaggaacaggggcagcaaagGTGGAGGCCAcagcgggatgtcctcctcccacccaaacagctgtagcgTCCAGGTGGACCGCGCACAGGctggctcctccggccaaggaaattttgggggtggtctccagacctcctaccccttcttcatggctggtaGCTCCCCTCTGTGGAGCTCCAGCCACCCATTTTCCTGCAGAGAAACTGTTGCGggtggagctggtctcctgacctccccccccccccccccttcttcatggccggcagctcccctccgtggggctccgaccacagtttcTCCTGCAACGAAAGTGCGGCTttgggagctggtctcctgacctcccccccttcttcgtggccggcagctccccttcatggggctccagccacattatttcctgccgcatggcaggactggtagtgaccccaggtgaagcaggaccctcgggaggcgacggcagcagcagtggaccctcgggaggcgacggcagcagcagcagtggaccctcgggaggcgacggcagcagcagcagcggaccctcgggaggcgacgacagcagcagcagcggaccctccggaggcgaactcgggagagGAGCCCCTGGTCATGGAggcagcagcgggagctccacttctccctcataccctgtaactggtggctctccaggcgatgcggagccacaggcagccccaggcgatgcggagccacaggcagccccaggcgatacatggcaggcatccttgggcggtgcaaggcaggcattcttgggcggtgcgaggcaggcatccttgggcggtgcgaggtaggcatccttgggcggtgcgaggcaggccaggagcagtccttcccatgacggtggaggtggaaccagcaggtagtcaccctctgctggtggaggtgggaggcagggcagtcctcccacagaggtggagatggaaccagcaggtattcaccctctgctggtggagctgggagtggtaagcagtcctcccacggcggttgaggcagaaccagcaggtattcaccctctgctcctggcggtggtggagacagaggcagctcctgctg encodes the following:
- the LOC117420980 gene encoding uncharacterized protein LOC117420980, giving the protein MDNSAEVLQRKQHLVKEEETANIDTQLPNQHMQSPEDNPLLTEDSQATVQDPQLPNEDIQPPEEISPSAEDTQTPNAQPPDGVQSSNEDTQSTKENAKNRTEYSSYSPESPKKNSQKKRGVSYRRQWKANYDWVRESEKGKSRIFCNICSCDLLIKHGGQSDIHRHSITMKHQRFTRKKRAADQLTQTASAVLQAEAAFVNMLAEHNISFSAGNNILKFIKQYCTDLKVIKDLNCSLMQSYTGDDKVTTGVRDVVVEPEPQNDVAAVCRRVPFYVSLSRSTKGLGEDKLFILVGFFDENLGRNVVQYLNVSDHVSVTGQAMFDFLMETFKKFDIPSDNIVAFSSDNVPPMIDVNDSVISRLKQINPNIINIGYLFNLPDLACKSGIQALSAPIEELISDIYYHFFHISQQEPLGFALFDEEPCIVTDDLLGFCKAIKKMLELWPDLLSFFLSYSPQTSKVQLICERLQCVELRLLFMFLKQAVEPLNQFRQRLGNGESQLMTLQRDLSGIVRIYAGRLLLPGAAINILKSGDVQLLNNTGNFLPPNEVRVGPEVERYLKDQGDDVSVSAYKSRFFEKVSLFYAAVLEKMLKKLELNDKFLKDIATLLNPAYKLKVSKGTVMDIASQLGVCNASDGYQLKDEFSLYQLSDACSIQQSDKTGASVLRYWSGVLKDCCGSEEQVPLFRRLILTLLCLLHSNIEQQKQAFTLVRETYTKTNQAINLKSQNAVLSGKREDDSNILEEEQHKQINTLIKQN